A stretch of the Vigna radiata var. radiata cultivar VC1973A chromosome 7, Vradiata_ver6, whole genome shotgun sequence genome encodes the following:
- the LOC106768411 gene encoding serine/threonine-protein kinase HT1 isoform X2: protein MLEGGAKFPGIIDLNKNNNNYYDFSQGFYHKLGEGTNMSIDSVGSLQTSNGGGSVAMSIDNSSVGSNDSHTRMLDHQGLRRRANDNYSVAHSANRRGRVTHALSDDALAQALMDNSSPTEGLDNFDEWTIDLRKLNMGEPFAQGAFGKLYRGTYNGEDVAIKILERPENDPAKAQLMEQQFQQEVMMLATLKHPNIVRFIGACRKPMVWCIVTEYAKGGSVRQFLMKRQKRSVPLKLAVKQALDVAKGMAYVHGLGLIHRDLKSDNLLIFGDKSIKIADFGVARIEVQTEGMTPETGTYRWMAPVVAHASSYLAGMQ from the exons ATGTTGGAAGGCGGTGCGAAATTCCCGGGAATAATAGatctcaacaaaaataataacaactacTATGATTTCTCTCAGGGCTTCTACCATAAGCTTGGGGAGGGTACCAATATGTCAATTGACAGTGTTGGGAGCTTACAGACAAGTAATGGTGGAGGATCTGTTGCGATGTCAATTGATAATAGCAGTGTTGGGTCCAATGATTCCCATACTCGCATGTTGGACCACCAAGGGTTGCGGAGGCGTGCCAATGACAACTACTCTGTTGCACATAGTGCCAATCGTCGGGGAAGAGTTACCCATGCTTTGAGCGATGATGCTTTAGCTCAAGCTCTAATGGACAACAGTTCTCCTACTGAAGGGCTTGATAATTTTGATGAGTGGACAATTGATTTGAGGAAACTCAATATGGGTGAGCCTTTTGCACAAGGAGCCTTTGGGAAACTCTACAGAGGTACTTACAATGGTGAAGATGTTGCTATTAAAATATTGGAGAGGCCGGAAAATGATCCAGCAAAGGCTCAATTGATGGAACAGCAATTCCAGCAGGAGGTCATGATGTTGGCTACCCTAAAGCATCCTAACATAGTTCGATTCATTGGCGCATGCCGTAAGCCAATGGTGTGGTGCATTGTGACCGAGTATGCTAAGGGTGGTTCAGTTCGACAATTTTTAATGAAGCGGCAAAAGCGATCAGTTCCCCTCAAATTGGCTGTCAAGCAAGCTTTGGATGTTGCAAAGGGGATGGCTTATGTTCATGGCCTTGGATTGATCCACAGGGACTTGAAATCTGATAATCTTTTGATTTTTGGTGACAAGTCAATTAAAATTGCTGACTTTGGAGTTGCCAGAATTGAGGTTCAGACTGAAGGAATGACACCTGAGACTGGAACATACCGTTGGATGGCTCC GGTTGTGGCACATGCATCTAGTTACCTGGCCGGAATGCAATAA
- the LOC106768411 gene encoding serine/threonine-protein kinase HT1 isoform X3 codes for MLEGGAKFPGIIDLNKNNNNYYDFSQGFYHKLGEGTNMSIDSVGSLQTSNGGGSVAMSIDNSSVGSNDSHTRMLDHQGLRRRANDNYSVAHSANRRGRVTHALSDDALAQALMDNSSPTEGLDNFDEWTIDLRKLNMGEPFAQGAFGKLYRGTYNGEDVAIKILERPENDPAKAQLMEQQFQQEVMMLATLKHPNIVRFIGACRKPMVWCIVTEYAKGGSVRQFLMKRQKRSVPLKLAVKQALDVAKGMAYVHGLGLIHRDLKSDNLLIFGDKSIKIADFGVARIEVQTEGMTPETGTYRWMAPGQKYLEKGEVGKK; via the exons ATGTTGGAAGGCGGTGCGAAATTCCCGGGAATAATAGatctcaacaaaaataataacaactacTATGATTTCTCTCAGGGCTTCTACCATAAGCTTGGGGAGGGTACCAATATGTCAATTGACAGTGTTGGGAGCTTACAGACAAGTAATGGTGGAGGATCTGTTGCGATGTCAATTGATAATAGCAGTGTTGGGTCCAATGATTCCCATACTCGCATGTTGGACCACCAAGGGTTGCGGAGGCGTGCCAATGACAACTACTCTGTTGCACATAGTGCCAATCGTCGGGGAAGAGTTACCCATGCTTTGAGCGATGATGCTTTAGCTCAAGCTCTAATGGACAACAGTTCTCCTACTGAAGGGCTTGATAATTTTGATGAGTGGACAATTGATTTGAGGAAACTCAATATGGGTGAGCCTTTTGCACAAGGAGCCTTTGGGAAACTCTACAGAGGTACTTACAATGGTGAAGATGTTGCTATTAAAATATTGGAGAGGCCGGAAAATGATCCAGCAAAGGCTCAATTGATGGAACAGCAATTCCAGCAGGAGGTCATGATGTTGGCTACCCTAAAGCATCCTAACATAGTTCGATTCATTGGCGCATGCCGTAAGCCAATGGTGTGGTGCATTGTGACCGAGTATGCTAAGGGTGGTTCAGTTCGACAATTTTTAATGAAGCGGCAAAAGCGATCAGTTCCCCTCAAATTGGCTGTCAAGCAAGCTTTGGATGTTGCAAAGGGGATGGCTTATGTTCATGGCCTTGGATTGATCCACAGGGACTTGAAATCTGATAATCTTTTGATTTTTGGTGACAAGTCAATTAAAATTGCTGACTTTGGAGTTGCCAGAATTGAGGTTCAGACTGAAGGAATGACACCTGAGACTGGAACATACCGTTGGATGGCTCC TGGGCAGAAGTATTTAGAGAAGGGGGAAGTTGGAAAGAAGTGA
- the LOC106768411 gene encoding serine/threonine-protein kinase HT1 isoform X1, with amino-acid sequence MLEGGAKFPGIIDLNKNNNNYYDFSQGFYHKLGEGTNMSIDSVGSLQTSNGGGSVAMSIDNSSVGSNDSHTRMLDHQGLRRRANDNYSVAHSANRRGRVTHALSDDALAQALMDNSSPTEGLDNFDEWTIDLRKLNMGEPFAQGAFGKLYRGTYNGEDVAIKILERPENDPAKAQLMEQQFQQEVMMLATLKHPNIVRFIGACRKPMVWCIVTEYAKGGSVRQFLMKRQKRSVPLKLAVKQALDVAKGMAYVHGLGLIHRDLKSDNLLIFGDKSIKIADFGVARIEVQTEGMTPETGTYRWMAPEMIQHRPYTQKVDVYSFGIVLWELITGMLPFQNMTAVQAAFAVVNKNVRPIIPNDCLPVLRDIMTRCWDPNPDVRPPFAEVVGMLENAETEILTTVRKARFRCCITQPMTAD; translated from the exons ATGTTGGAAGGCGGTGCGAAATTCCCGGGAATAATAGatctcaacaaaaataataacaactacTATGATTTCTCTCAGGGCTTCTACCATAAGCTTGGGGAGGGTACCAATATGTCAATTGACAGTGTTGGGAGCTTACAGACAAGTAATGGTGGAGGATCTGTTGCGATGTCAATTGATAATAGCAGTGTTGGGTCCAATGATTCCCATACTCGCATGTTGGACCACCAAGGGTTGCGGAGGCGTGCCAATGACAACTACTCTGTTGCACATAGTGCCAATCGTCGGGGAAGAGTTACCCATGCTTTGAGCGATGATGCTTTAGCTCAAGCTCTAATGGACAACAGTTCTCCTACTGAAGGGCTTGATAATTTTGATGAGTGGACAATTGATTTGAGGAAACTCAATATGGGTGAGCCTTTTGCACAAGGAGCCTTTGGGAAACTCTACAGAGGTACTTACAATGGTGAAGATGTTGCTATTAAAATATTGGAGAGGCCGGAAAATGATCCAGCAAAGGCTCAATTGATGGAACAGCAATTCCAGCAGGAGGTCATGATGTTGGCTACCCTAAAGCATCCTAACATAGTTCGATTCATTGGCGCATGCCGTAAGCCAATGGTGTGGTGCATTGTGACCGAGTATGCTAAGGGTGGTTCAGTTCGACAATTTTTAATGAAGCGGCAAAAGCGATCAGTTCCCCTCAAATTGGCTGTCAAGCAAGCTTTGGATGTTGCAAAGGGGATGGCTTATGTTCATGGCCTTGGATTGATCCACAGGGACTTGAAATCTGATAATCTTTTGATTTTTGGTGACAAGTCAATTAAAATTGCTGACTTTGGAGTTGCCAGAATTGAGGTTCAGACTGAAGGAATGACACCTGAGACTGGAACATACCGTTGGATGGCTCC GGAGATGATCCAGCACAGGCCATACACACAAAAGGTGGATGTATATAGCTTCGGAATTGTTCTATGGGAACTCATCACCGGTATGCTTCCATTTCAGAACATGACAGCAGTGCAGGCAGCATTTGCAGTTGTCAACAAAAATGTTCGTCCGATCATACCCAATGATTGCCTACCTGTTCTCCGTGACATCATGACAAGATGCTGGGATCCCAACCCTGATGTGAGGCCACCGTTTGCTGAAGTTGTTGGAATGCTCGAGAATGCAGAGACTGAGATCTTGACAACAGTTCGGAAGGCCCGGTTCAGGTGTTGCATCACTCAACCAATGACTGCTGACTGA
- the LOC106766645 gene encoding probable methyltransferase PMT18: protein MGKDGSPKPHTPFETRRNRLTWILGVSGLCILSYVMGAWRNTPTPNSQSDIYSKVDCNIGSSSPGIASSGVQSSTTNLDFESHHQIDIASSGGTQDIPPCDISLSEYTPCQDRDRGRRFDRNMLKYRERHCPSKEEQLFCLIPAPPKYKPPFKWPQSRDYAWYDNIPHKELSIEKAIQNWIQVEGDRFRFPGGGTMFPRGADAYIDDINELIPLTTGTIRTAIDTGCGVASWGAYLLKRDIIAMSFAPRDTHEAQVQFALERGVPAMIGVMASQRTPYPARAFDMAHCSRCLIPWQKYDGLYLIEVDRILRPGGYWILSGPPIRWKTYWRGWERTQEDLKQEQDSIEEVAKRICWTKVVEKDDLSIWQKPKNHVGCKQTKQVYKTPHICQSDNADAAWYQDLEKCITPLPEVSSADKIAGGALEKWPKRAFAVPPRISSGSIPNIDEEKFQKDNEMWRERIAHYKHLVPLHQGKYRNVMDMNAYLGGFAAALMKYPVWVMNVVPSNSDHDTLGAIYERGFIGTYQDWCEGFSTYPRTYDLIHAANVFGIYQDRCNITLILLEMDRILRPEGTAIFRETVELLVKIKTITDSMRWKSSIMDHESGPFNPEKILVAEKTYWTAEVKDKPV, encoded by the exons ATGGGGAAGGATGGATCACCAAAACCTCATACTCCTTTTGAAACAAGGAGAAACCGTTTGACATGGATTTTAGGGGTGAGTGGACTGTGCATTTTATCATACGTAATGGGTGCATGGAGGAACACTCCAACACCCAATAGCCAATCTGATATCTACTCCAAAGTAGACTGCAATATTGGGTCAAGTTCACCAGGCATTGCATCTTCAGGAGTtcaatcatcaacaacaaacttAGATTTTGAAAGTCATCATCAAATTGATATAGCAAGTTCTGGAGGGACACAAGATATCCCACCATGTGACATATCACTCAGTGAGTACACTCCGTGCCAAGATCGAGATAGGGGTCGAAGATTTGACCGTAATATGTTGAAGTATAGGGAGAGGCATTGCCCCAGCAAAGAGGAACAATTATTTTGTCTTATACCAGCTCCGCCAAAGTATAAGCCACCTTTCAAATGGCCTCAAAGCAGAGATTATGCTTGGTATGACAATATTCCACACAAAGAGCTCAGCATTGAGAAAGCCATTCAAAACTGGATTCAAGTTGAAGGTGACAGATTCAGATTCCCTGGAGGAGGTACCATGTTTCCACGTGGAGCTGATGCATATATTGATGACATTAATGAGCTTATTCCACTCACCACTGGTACTATCAGAACTGCAATTGATACCGGGTGTGGT GTTGCAAGTTGGGGTGCTTATCTTTTGAAAAGGGACATCATAGCTATGTCCTTTGCACCAAGGGATACACATGAAGCTCAGGTCCAGTTTGCATTGGAAAGAGGAGTTCCGGCAATGATAGGTGTCATGGCTTCACAGAGAACTCCCTACCCAGCAAGGGCGTTCGATATGGCTCATTGTTCTCGTTGCTTGATCCCTTGGCAAAAATATG ATGGTTTGTACTTGATCGAAGTGGATAGAATTCTGAGGCCTGGTGGCTATTGGATTCTCTCTGGGCCACCTATTCGATGGAAGACCTACTGGAGAGGGTGGGAGAGGACTCAAGAGGATTTGAAGCAGGAACAAGACTCCATTGAGGAAGTGGCAAAACGCATATGCTGGACCAAAGTGGTTGAGAAGGATGACTTATCCATTTGGCAAAAGCCTAAAAACCACGTCGGATGTAAACAAACCAAACAGGTTTATAAAACACCACATATATGCCAATCCGACAATGCTGACGCGGCTTG GTACCAAGATTTGGAGAAGTGCATAACTCCATTGCCAGAAGTTAGCAGCGCAGACAAAATAGCTGGTGGGGCACTAGAAAAATGGCCTAAGCGTGCATTTGCCGTCCCTCCTCGAATCAGCAGTGGTTCAATTCCTAACATCGATGAGGAGAAATTTCAAAAGGACAACGAAATGTGGAGGGAAAGAATAGCACATTACAAGCATCTGGTTCCTCTTCACCAAGGAAAATATAGAAACGTGATGGACATGAATGCTTATCTTGGTGGGTTTGCAGCAGCCTTAATGAAATATCCAGTGTGGGTTATGAATGTTGTTCCCTCAAATTCAGACCATGACACACTCGGTGCAATTTATGAACGAGGTTTTATTGGAACTTACCAAGATTGGTGCGAAGGATTCTCAACTTATCCAAGAACGTATGATCTCATCCATGCTGCTAATGTTTTTGGCATATATCAGGACAG GTGCAACATTACTCTTATATTACTGGAGATGGATAGAATTTTGAGGCCTGAAGGTACTGCTATATTCAGAGAGACAGTGGAGCTTCTGGTGAAGATTAAAACCATTACTGATTCAATGAGATGGAAAAGCAGTATAATGGATCATGAAAGCGGACCCTTCAACCCTGAAAAGATTCTTGTTGCTGAAAAAACTTACTGGACTGCAGAAGTTAAAGACAAACCAGTCTAG